The Veillonellaceae bacterium genome includes a region encoding these proteins:
- a CDS encoding GDP-L-fucose synthase, which yields MEKNSLIYVAGHRGLVGSAIIRYLNSQGYKNILARTSRELDLRHQSDVDAFFARHRPEYIFLAAAKVGGIAANSKYPAEFIYDNIMVESNVIHAAHRYNAKKLLFLGSSCIYPKFAPQPLKEEYLLSGKLELTNEWYAIAKIAGIKLCQAYRRQYGSNFIAVMPTNLYGINDNFDLETSHVLPALMRKFHEAAVSGSKIVTVWGTGSPRREFLFVDDLAEACCYLMDNYDDAEIINIGTGSDITIHQLAELMAEITGFKGKIEFDASKPDGTPIKLLDVSKINKLGWRAGTELRKGIQVTYDWFKEQYSFQEE from the coding sequence GTGGAGAAAAACTCTTTGATCTATGTCGCAGGACACCGCGGCTTGGTTGGGTCGGCAATTATCCGTTATTTGAATAGCCAAGGCTATAAAAATATCCTTGCTCGGACGAGCAGGGAGTTGGATTTACGACATCAGTCAGATGTCGATGCCTTTTTTGCAAGACATCGGCCGGAATATATTTTTCTTGCCGCCGCAAAAGTAGGCGGTATTGCGGCCAATAGCAAATATCCAGCTGAGTTTATATATGATAATATAATGGTAGAAAGTAATGTAATCCATGCTGCTCATAGGTATAATGCAAAGAAACTGCTTTTTTTGGGGAGCTCCTGCATCTATCCGAAATTCGCGCCCCAGCCGTTGAAAGAGGAATATCTTTTAAGTGGCAAACTGGAACTAACTAATGAGTGGTATGCGATTGCCAAGATCGCCGGCATTAAGCTTTGCCAGGCTTATCGAAGGCAATATGGTAGTAACTTTATTGCCGTAATGCCAACTAATCTTTATGGAATTAATGATAATTTTGACCTAGAAACATCTCATGTATTGCCTGCGCTTATGCGTAAATTCCATGAGGCTGCTGTATCCGGAAGTAAGATTGTTACAGTATGGGGAACAGGTTCTCCCCGGCGGGAATTCTTATTTGTCGATGACTTAGCAGAAGCATGTTGTTATCTTATGGACAACTATGATGACGCTGAAATAATTAATATTGGAACTGGCTCTGACATAACCATTCATCAACTTGCAGAGCTTATGGCTGAAATAACCGGATTTAAAGGGAAGATAGAATTCGATGCGAGTAAACCTGATGGTACGCCGATTAAGCTATTGGATGTATCAAAGATTAATAAATTGGGCTGGCGGGCGGGTACCGAGCTGCGTAAGGGAATACAAGTTACGTATGATTGGTTCAAAGAACAATACAGCTTCCAGGAGGAATAA
- a CDS encoding phosphatase PAP2 family protein, translated as MNTGICPGVKRNSRLHIVLALMVGIIMLGLFCKIAWNTLIEQAMAEFDQSIILLVRSFTSSYMDFFMVNVTNLGSASFYALLAFVMLIILLRRKRKYEAVTLVLCVAGGAFLNEVLKQLFQRSRPDTLPLIDIGGYSFPSGHAMVSVCCYGLLAFLTIRSLASWRSKVIVFIITSIVVTVVGISRIYVGVHYPTDVLAGFAVGTTWLAFCIALLLWLEHRVVKFSNINLP; from the coding sequence ATGAATACTGGTATTTGTCCTGGCGTAAAACGCAATTCAAGGTTACATATAGTTCTGGCTTTAATGGTAGGTATAATTATGCTGGGGTTGTTTTGCAAAATAGCGTGGAATACGTTAATTGAGCAGGCAATGGCTGAGTTTGATCAGTCTATAATATTGCTGGTGCGCAGCTTTACCAGTTCATATATGGATTTTTTCATGGTTAATGTTACCAATCTAGGTTCAGCCTCATTTTATGCCCTATTGGCCTTTGTCATGCTGATTATTCTGCTCAGGCGAAAACGTAAGTATGAAGCAGTAACGCTGGTTCTATGTGTGGCCGGCGGCGCGTTTTTAAATGAGGTGCTCAAGCAGTTATTTCAGCGAAGCAGGCCGGACACGCTGCCCCTGATTGATATTGGTGGCTATAGCTTTCCTAGTGGGCATGCAATGGTATCGGTTTGTTGTTATGGTTTGCTGGCCTTTTTGACTATCCGCAGTTTAGCATCTTGGCGGTCAAAGGTTATTGTTTTTATTATAACCAGCATAGTAGTAACAGTAGTGGGGATTAGTAGGATTTATGTCGGGGTGCATTACCCGACAGATGTTTTGGCCGGATTTGCGGTTGGTACGACTTGGCTGGCTTTTTGTATAGCGCTTTTATTATGGTTGGAGCACCGCGTTGTTAAATTCAGCAACATTAATTTGCCATGA